In the genome of Candidatus Palauibacter scopulicola, one region contains:
- a CDS encoding CehA/McbA family metallohydrolase, which yields MSRSAKIHATTRARRIYLLAGAGLLVSGAAGPAGEGAPSPPHGSDARFVVELEWPRENIARTLGVARSELGMYGRGNPFQTRDIGDLTCVVGPLFALDIDDGFAFDIDEPVDLVVTYAPEFTGPFSVGFNDNGGDGIGESATVEPESGPASGSALATARVRLERARFAAHGIRDTDLAIGGPEGIALCDIEVVRSHATPVPAGYGTLRLAVEDAASGRPVPARFGLYDETGRAPLPSERSVLVHRFVDEVRLLWVNPRTWWPSEHRLAFYVDGEYEARLPVGSYELVATRGPEYRGYERTVEVRADETTDLTVSLERYANLPAEGWYSGDSHVHIAREHTEDDAVWAQIAAEDIHVANLLEMGNIAVTHFKQPAWGEAGQYVREGHALVSGQEDPRTVQRGHTIHHNLQRPIRPDPESYFLYHRVFEESRAQGGISGYAHMGQLFNGERGLALDMPFDLVDFIEVLQGGRLYDDIWYSFLNLGFNVRPIAGADYPYFGPTLPGVERTYVKLDGPFAPNEWYNAYRSGHTYVSNGPFLEFRVNGREMGSELRVERGESLEIVAEASLNPDIDRLNRLELVVHGEVVAAATQAFGDGDRLRLATQIEADESLWVAVRAFGDRDGERDMTVAHSAPVFVVVEDEPWWKLEAVPELVARHRAKLQELLTEPIRPAGDLEYWETTRLLEEEWEQQRLRLEPRVQEAEARYQALLDRAAAAATSS from the coding sequence ATGAGCCGGAGTGCGAAGATCCATGCCACCACTCGCGCCCGCCGGATCTACCTGCTCGCCGGGGCCGGCCTCCTCGTGTCGGGAGCCGCGGGCCCGGCGGGGGAGGGCGCGCCTTCCCCGCCGCACGGCAGCGATGCCCGCTTCGTGGTCGAACTCGAGTGGCCGCGCGAGAACATCGCCCGCACGCTCGGCGTCGCCCGCTCGGAACTCGGCATGTACGGCCGCGGCAACCCGTTCCAGACGCGGGACATCGGCGACCTGACGTGCGTCGTCGGCCCCCTCTTCGCGCTCGACATCGACGACGGGTTCGCGTTCGACATCGATGAGCCCGTCGACCTCGTGGTCACGTACGCGCCGGAATTCACGGGGCCGTTCAGCGTCGGGTTCAACGACAACGGCGGCGACGGGATCGGCGAGTCCGCGACCGTCGAGCCCGAGTCCGGCCCCGCGTCCGGCTCGGCGCTCGCCACCGCCCGGGTGAGGCTCGAGCGCGCCCGCTTCGCCGCGCACGGCATCCGCGACACGGACCTCGCCATCGGCGGCCCGGAGGGGATCGCCCTGTGCGACATCGAGGTCGTGCGCAGCCACGCCACGCCCGTCCCGGCTGGCTACGGCACGCTGCGCCTGGCGGTCGAGGATGCGGCGAGCGGGCGTCCGGTCCCAGCACGGTTCGGCCTCTACGACGAGACCGGCCGCGCTCCGCTCCCCTCCGAGCGCTCCGTCCTCGTGCACCGCTTCGTCGACGAGGTCCGGCTCCTGTGGGTGAACCCGCGCACGTGGTGGCCCTCCGAACACCGGCTGGCGTTCTACGTCGATGGGGAGTACGAGGCCCGCCTCCCGGTCGGGAGCTACGAACTCGTCGCGACGCGGGGCCCCGAATACCGAGGCTACGAGCGGACCGTCGAGGTGCGCGCCGATGAGACGACCGATCTCACTGTCTCCCTGGAGCGCTACGCCAACCTCCCCGCCGAGGGCTGGTACTCCGGCGATTCCCACGTCCACATCGCGCGCGAGCATACGGAGGACGACGCCGTATGGGCCCAGATCGCGGCCGAGGACATCCACGTCGCGAACCTGCTCGAGATGGGGAACATCGCCGTCACCCACTTCAAGCAGCCGGCGTGGGGGGAAGCGGGACAGTACGTGCGCGAGGGCCACGCGCTCGTGTCCGGGCAGGAGGACCCGCGCACCGTCCAGCGGGGGCACACGATCCACCACAACCTGCAGCGTCCCATCCGCCCGGATCCGGAGTCCTACTTCCTCTATCACCGGGTGTTCGAGGAATCGCGCGCTCAGGGCGGGATCTCCGGCTACGCGCACATGGGCCAACTCTTCAACGGCGAGCGGGGGCTCGCGCTCGATATGCCGTTCGACCTCGTCGACTTCATCGAGGTCCTGCAGGGCGGGCGCCTGTACGACGACATCTGGTACAGCTTCCTCAACCTCGGCTTCAACGTCCGCCCCATCGCCGGCGCCGACTACCCGTACTTCGGGCCCACGCTGCCCGGGGTCGAGCGCACGTACGTGAAGCTGGACGGGCCGTTCGCCCCGAACGAGTGGTACAACGCCTACCGCTCGGGCCACACCTACGTGAGCAACGGACCCTTCCTCGAGTTCCGCGTGAACGGGCGGGAGATGGGCTCCGAGCTTCGCGTCGAGCGCGGGGAGAGCCTCGAGATCGTGGCGGAAGCGTCGCTGAACCCCGACATCGACCGCCTGAACCGGCTGGAACTCGTCGTCCACGGAGAGGTCGTCGCCGCCGCGACCCAGGCGTTCGGGGACGGCGACCGGCTGCGGCTCGCCACGCAGATCGAGGCCGACGAGAGCCTGTGGGTCGCCGTCCGCGCCTTCGGCGACCGCGACGGAGAACGGGACATGACGGTGGCGCACAGCGCTCCGGTGTTCGTCGTCGTGGAGGACGAGCCCTGGTGGAAGCTGGAGGCCGTGCCCGAACTCGTCGCCCGCCACCGGGCCAAGCTCCAGGAACTGCTCACCGAGCCCATCCGGCCCGCGGGCGATCTCGAGTACTGGGAGACGACCCGCCTCCTCGAAGAGGAATGGGAACAGCAGCGCCTCCGCCTCGAACCGCGCGTACAGGAGGCCGAAGCCCGCTACCAGGCCCTCCTCGACCGCGCCGCCGCGGCGGCTACTTCGTCATGA
- a CDS encoding D-aminoacylase → MRLLPCVLCVGLLGVGVSGCGVAEGPTSVGPFDVLLTGARIVDGAGNPWVRGDVGLRGDRIVAVGNLAGHPAARTIDAADRVVSPGFIDMMGQSSVVLITDPPSAESKLRQGITTYLSGEGGSAAPQSDATQPWGLIVNGEELRWRTYAEYFAHVERIGIPINVVHNVGLTQVRRVVLGEEDVQPTPEQLEEMKALVRQAMEDGAVGASTSLIYPPAVYATTEELVELTRVAGEYGGTYFTHMRNESHSVLEAIREAIEIGVRAGTPAHIYHLKAAGQENWPLMAEALALIDSARVAGIDVTADIYPYIRNGIGLGSFLHPRHYAGGRAPFLETLSDPAVRAELRREVEMTSDWENWYRHVGMDWDKVLIVSAPDEVDQRVINLSVAEAADLLGTDPWDAFFDLVQAGGVSVNPESMNEEQKWQALRAEFVMIDTDASPVNPATTASSHPRAFGAFPRVIAKYVREDGILSLEDAVRRMTSLAARRLGLADRGLIAPGMAADLVIFDPEEVRDMARFGDAMRYAEGMDYVFVNGVPVIDGGALTAAQPGRLLRRETGAMP, encoded by the coding sequence ATGCGTTTACTGCCATGTGTATTGTGCGTGGGTCTCCTGGGGGTTGGCGTCTCGGGGTGCGGGGTGGCCGAGGGACCGACGTCCGTCGGGCCGTTCGACGTGCTCCTCACGGGGGCGCGGATCGTGGACGGGGCGGGGAACCCCTGGGTGCGGGGCGACGTCGGCCTGCGCGGGGACCGGATCGTGGCGGTCGGGAACCTCGCGGGACACCCGGCGGCGCGCACGATCGACGCGGCGGACCGCGTGGTCAGCCCTGGCTTCATCGACATGATGGGTCAGTCGAGCGTCGTCCTCATCACGGATCCGCCCAGTGCCGAGAGCAAGCTGCGGCAGGGGATCACGACCTACCTCTCCGGCGAGGGCGGGTCGGCCGCGCCCCAGAGCGATGCCACGCAGCCCTGGGGCCTGATCGTGAACGGCGAGGAACTGCGCTGGCGGACGTACGCCGAGTACTTCGCGCACGTCGAGCGCATCGGGATCCCGATCAACGTCGTCCACAACGTCGGACTCACCCAGGTGCGGCGCGTGGTACTGGGCGAGGAGGACGTGCAGCCGACGCCCGAACAACTCGAGGAGATGAAGGCGCTCGTGCGACAGGCGATGGAGGACGGCGCCGTCGGGGCTTCCACGTCTCTCATCTATCCCCCCGCCGTGTACGCGACGACGGAGGAACTCGTCGAACTCACGCGCGTCGCGGGCGAGTACGGCGGGACCTACTTCACGCACATGCGGAACGAATCGCACTCGGTGCTGGAGGCGATCCGCGAAGCGATCGAGATCGGCGTCCGCGCCGGCACCCCCGCCCACATCTATCACCTCAAGGCCGCGGGACAGGAGAACTGGCCGCTGATGGCCGAGGCCCTCGCCCTCATCGACTCGGCGCGCGTGGCCGGGATCGACGTAACGGCGGACATCTATCCCTACATCCGGAACGGGATCGGCCTCGGGTCCTTCCTCCACCCGCGGCACTACGCGGGCGGCAGGGCTCCCTTCCTGGAGACCCTGTCCGACCCCGCGGTGCGGGCCGAACTCCGCCGCGAGGTGGAGATGACGTCGGACTGGGAGAACTGGTACCGCCACGTGGGGATGGACTGGGACAAGGTCCTCATCGTCTCCGCTCCCGACGAAGTGGACCAGCGGGTGATCAACCTCTCGGTCGCCGAGGCGGCGGACCTCCTCGGGACCGATCCCTGGGACGCGTTCTTCGATCTCGTGCAGGCCGGCGGCGTGAGCGTGAACCCGGAAAGCATGAACGAGGAGCAGAAGTGGCAGGCGCTCCGGGCCGAGTTCGTGATGATCGACACCGACGCCTCTCCGGTGAATCCGGCGACCACGGCGAGTTCTCATCCGCGGGCGTTCGGGGCCTTCCCGCGCGTGATCGCAAAGTACGTGAGAGAGGACGGGATCCTGAGTCTGGAGGACGCCGTGCGCCGCATGACCTCGCTCGCCGCCCGCCGGCTGGGGCTGGCGGACCGGGGCCTGATCGCGCCGGGGATGGCGGCGGACCTCGTCATCTTCGATCCGGAGGAGGTGCGGGACATGGCCCGTTTCGGCGACGCGATGCGCTATGCCGAGGGGATGGACTACGTGTTCGTGAACGGCGTGCCGGTGATCGACGGCGGCGCGCTGACGGCGGCGCAGCCCGGTCGGCTCCTGCGCCGCGAAACGGGAGCGATGCCGTGA
- a CDS encoding Fic/DOC family N-terminal domain-containing protein, translated as MEGAFPPDDRLDWSKLIPLIGPASSALARYDELLATIPGPDILLTPLTTQEAVLSSRIEGTRATMGEVLGFVAGERTASTERQDDIQEVLNYRAAMRGAIALLEDLPLCQRVILTAHRVLLEGVRGTGKSAGAYRRIPNSIGPPGSPLEAATYVPIGADKLPAAMDMWERYLHGETSDRLVQLAILHAEFEAIHPFLDGNGRLGRMLVPLFLWQHGLIREPVFYVSAYLEERRDRYYDGLLRVSRDDDWTGWCQLFLEAVRIQAEDNRTKAKAILALYEETTGWFTSVTRSRGAIDALRWLFENPILSSSAFAHASGVPRRTALRWVGAFEDRGVLREITSGSGRRARILVFPKLLNIAEGREVF; from the coding sequence GTGGAGGGGGCGTTTCCCCCTGACGACCGACTGGACTGGTCGAAGCTCATCCCGCTGATCGGGCCGGCCTCTTCTGCTCTGGCCCGTTACGATGAGTTACTCGCGACGATACCCGGCCCGGACATCCTGCTGACTCCGCTGACAACGCAGGAGGCGGTCCTCTCCTCGCGCATCGAAGGCACCCGCGCCACCATGGGCGAGGTGCTCGGATTCGTGGCCGGGGAACGAACGGCCTCCACCGAACGCCAAGATGACATTCAGGAAGTACTGAACTATCGCGCAGCGATGCGCGGAGCCATCGCGCTCCTTGAAGACCTTCCGCTGTGCCAGCGCGTAATCCTGACGGCGCACCGCGTGCTGCTCGAGGGCGTTCGAGGCACGGGCAAGTCCGCTGGGGCGTATCGGCGGATTCCCAACTCGATCGGGCCGCCGGGATCGCCCCTCGAGGCTGCCACTTATGTGCCGATAGGCGCCGACAAGCTTCCCGCCGCCATGGACATGTGGGAGCGCTACCTGCACGGCGAGACGTCCGACCGGCTTGTCCAGCTCGCCATACTGCATGCCGAGTTTGAGGCGATACATCCGTTCCTTGATGGAAACGGCCGGCTGGGCCGCATGCTCGTGCCCCTGTTCCTCTGGCAACACGGGCTGATCCGGGAACCCGTCTTCTACGTCAGTGCATATCTCGAGGAGAGGAGAGACAGGTACTACGACGGCTTGCTCCGCGTTTCGCGCGACGATGACTGGACCGGCTGGTGCCAACTCTTTCTCGAGGCAGTGAGAATCCAGGCCGAAGACAACCGAACCAAGGCCAAGGCGATTCTGGCTCTCTACGAAGAGACCACGGGCTGGTTCACCTCCGTTACGCGTTCGCGGGGAGCGATCGACGCTCTCCGCTGGTTGTTCGAGAACCCCATCCTCTCCAGCTCCGCCTTCGCCCACGCCTCAGGGGTTCCCCGGCGAACAGCCCTGCGCTGGGTCGGAGCATTCGAGGACAGGGGCGTCCTCAGGGAGATCACCTCTGGCAGCGGCCGCCGAGCGCGCATACTGGTCTTTCCGAAGCTGCTGAACATCGCCGAGGGCCGAGAGGTATTCTGA
- a CDS encoding PH domain-containing protein produces MPLHPRFARRLQVGATIRAVVYVLGAGGFQMAVSPRNRAAIAESVPWLPALLWTALGVFCVCSIVWPLIAVPRRGYVVREKDLLYKSGVLWRSVKAFPFNRVQHTKLHSTPLDRRFGLASLSVFPAGGGLGNRVRGLGRETAERLRVYISERIESGAPAADSDERFETAGDTGR; encoded by the coding sequence ATGCCGCTTCACCCGCGTTTCGCGAGGCGCCTCCAGGTCGGGGCGACCATCCGGGCCGTCGTCTACGTCCTGGGGGCCGGAGGGTTCCAGATGGCGGTATCCCCTCGCAACCGGGCCGCCATCGCGGAGTCCGTGCCGTGGCTGCCGGCCCTCCTGTGGACGGCCCTGGGGGTCTTCTGCGTGTGCTCCATCGTATGGCCGCTCATCGCCGTCCCGCGTCGGGGGTACGTCGTCCGCGAGAAGGACCTCCTGTACAAGTCCGGCGTCCTGTGGCGCTCCGTGAAGGCGTTCCCCTTCAACCGCGTGCAGCACACCAAGCTCCACAGCACGCCGCTGGACCGCCGGTTCGGGCTGGCCAGCCTGTCGGTCTTTCCGGCGGGGGGCGGCCTCGGCAACCGCGTCCGCGGTTTGGGACGGGAGACCGCCGAGCGGCTGCGCGTCTACATCTCGGAACGAATAGAATCCGGGGCGCCCGCCGCGGATTCCGACGAACGCTTCGAAACCGCGGGGGACACCGGCCGGTGA
- a CDS encoding PH domain-containing protein: MNPPNPGEWQRSSPFALLFFAGNVFRILARAMMGALIPLIAIIPLVRDDPGALGILLLVLGAVLLLPFVVGAVQWACFRFRIAGDRLLIRKGVFKKTALDLPYERVQGINVRRSPVDRLFGLVSVTLDTSGSVQAEGKLPSIRTEVAHRLQRSVTALRPVLEGPAAGEGDSAAAAASGSAAPAEARSGVRPGPVLLRLGPADMVRIGLASRNFIFVAALVGVLTDLLQPGDSLDPILEAVEAGVDTAASAFTGLGALAQVGLAAAVIASIAGVALLLTVTAAFLRHHNFTLRHDGGRFRSRAGLLTQREVVVEAPKIQQLTVSQGLVLRWLRRYRLYALPAAAVSPEAGRVSAVDVPDVLEVPLLGDRLAEELRALVFAREATAVPVLPRSRGFERVSPHYIRALTLRYGLVLATVFGTLLVLAWAGVFGRTSTILFWWAASIPAAALAAWQHWRRQGYAYDRDGLASRSGFVGSEVKAFPLRKVQSATVRQSPLQRRKELATLRVQLACGRITVPYIDRRVACALRDYILYRVESSHRRWH; this comes from the coding sequence GTGAATCCGCCGAACCCCGGCGAATGGCAGCGCTCCTCCCCCTTCGCCCTTCTCTTCTTCGCCGGAAACGTCTTCAGGATCCTGGCGCGAGCGATGATGGGCGCCCTGATCCCGCTGATCGCGATCATACCCCTGGTGCGGGACGATCCCGGCGCTCTCGGGATTCTGCTCCTCGTGCTCGGGGCGGTGCTCCTGCTGCCCTTCGTAGTGGGCGCGGTTCAGTGGGCGTGCTTCAGGTTCAGGATCGCCGGCGACCGACTCCTCATCCGCAAAGGCGTGTTCAAGAAGACGGCGCTCGACCTCCCCTACGAGCGCGTGCAGGGCATCAACGTCAGGCGGTCCCCGGTCGACCGCCTGTTCGGGCTGGTGTCGGTCACCCTGGATACGTCGGGCTCGGTCCAGGCCGAGGGCAAACTGCCGTCGATCAGGACGGAGGTCGCCCACCGGCTGCAGCGCAGCGTGACGGCGCTTCGACCCGTCCTCGAGGGCCCCGCCGCGGGCGAGGGGGACTCGGCGGCGGCGGCCGCGAGCGGGTCGGCCGCTCCGGCGGAAGCGCGGTCCGGCGTCAGACCGGGCCCCGTCCTTCTCCGGCTCGGCCCGGCCGACATGGTGCGCATCGGGCTCGCCAGCCGGAACTTCATCTTCGTGGCGGCGCTGGTCGGCGTGCTGACCGACCTGCTCCAGCCCGGCGATTCCCTCGATCCGATCCTGGAAGCGGTCGAGGCCGGCGTCGACACTGCCGCGAGCGCGTTCACCGGTCTCGGGGCGCTCGCCCAGGTGGGGCTCGCGGCCGCCGTGATCGCCTCCATCGCGGGCGTGGCGCTCCTGCTCACGGTGACGGCCGCGTTCCTGCGACACCACAACTTCACGCTCCGCCATGACGGCGGCAGGTTCCGTTCGCGCGCGGGCCTCCTCACGCAACGCGAGGTCGTGGTCGAGGCGCCGAAGATCCAGCAACTGACCGTGAGCCAGGGCCTCGTGCTGCGGTGGTTGCGGCGGTACCGGCTCTACGCCCTCCCCGCCGCGGCCGTCTCCCCGGAGGCGGGCCGGGTCTCCGCCGTCGACGTGCCGGACGTGCTCGAGGTGCCGCTCCTGGGCGACCGGCTCGCCGAGGAACTGCGGGCGCTGGTGTTCGCGCGGGAAGCGACGGCGGTTCCCGTTCTGCCCCGAAGCCGCGGTTTCGAGCGGGTGTCGCCCCACTACATTCGCGCCCTCACCCTGCGGTACGGCCTTGTCCTGGCCACCGTCTTCGGAACCCTCCTGGTGCTGGCGTGGGCCGGAGTGTTCGGCCGCACGTCCACGATCCTCTTCTGGTGGGCCGCATCCATCCCGGCCGCGGCGCTCGCCGCCTGGCAGCACTGGCGCCGGCAGGGATACGCGTACGACCGCGACGGACTCGCGAGCCGCAGCGGATTCGTCGGAAGCGAGGTGAAGGCGTTCCCCCTGCGGAAAGTTCAGTCCGCGACCGTGAGACAGTCGCCGCTGCAGCGCCGGAAGGAGCTGGCCACGCTGAGGGTCCAACTGGCGTGCGGGAGGATCACCGTCCCGTACATCGACCGCCGCGTGGCGTGCGCACTGCGGGACTACATCCTCTACCGGGTGGAATCCTCACACCGACGCTGGCACTGA
- a CDS encoding enoyl-CoA hydratase-related protein, with translation MSDPVRTRRCGHVLEVTLDRPPANAIDAATSIRMGEVFCDFRDDDDLRVAILASTGDRIFSAGWDLKAAAGGEHERMDYGAGGFGGITELWDLTKPVIAAVNGLAVGGGCEIMLAADLIVASEGAEFWFPEGRLGNVPDAGGVQRLPRRLPRNVAMEMLLTGRRMGAAEAHEWGLVNWVVPSEQVLPKAREVAEGLARNAPLSMRAIKEIVRGIEGWSMRDAFEAVHEGRFPAYERMLVSDDHAEGPRAFTEKREPNFKGR, from the coding sequence ATGTCCGATCCGGTGAGAACCCGACGCTGCGGGCACGTGCTCGAGGTCACGCTGGACCGGCCGCCGGCGAATGCGATCGACGCGGCGACGAGCATCCGCATGGGGGAGGTCTTCTGCGACTTTCGCGACGACGATGACCTTCGCGTGGCGATCCTCGCCTCGACGGGCGACCGCATCTTCTCGGCCGGCTGGGACCTGAAGGCCGCGGCCGGAGGGGAGCACGAGCGGATGGACTACGGCGCGGGCGGCTTCGGTGGGATCACGGAGCTGTGGGACCTGACGAAGCCCGTGATCGCCGCCGTGAACGGCCTGGCGGTGGGGGGAGGGTGCGAGATCATGCTCGCCGCCGACCTCATCGTCGCGAGCGAGGGCGCCGAGTTCTGGTTCCCCGAGGGCCGCCTGGGGAACGTGCCCGACGCGGGCGGCGTCCAGCGGCTTCCGAGGCGGCTGCCGCGGAACGTCGCGATGGAGATGCTGCTCACGGGTCGCCGTATGGGGGCGGCGGAGGCGCACGAGTGGGGCCTCGTGAACTGGGTCGTCCCTTCGGAGCAGGTGCTGCCCAAGGCTCGCGAAGTGGCCGAGGGCCTGGCCCGGAACGCCCCGCTCTCGATGCGGGCGATCAAGGAGATCGTGCGCGGGATCGAGGGTTGGTCGATGCGCGACGCCTTCGAGGCCGTCCACGAGGGCCGATTCCCCGCCTACGAGCGCATGCTCGTCTCCGACGACCACGCGGAAGGGCCCCGTGCCTTCACGGAGAAACGGGAGCCGAACTTCAAGGGCCGGTAG
- a CDS encoding deoxyribonuclease IV yields the protein MSAPPESPGAGARDELGAHVSVAGGVQTAPRRAAEIGAANLQLFTKQPNRWAEPRIDDETAAAFKAACAEHGIAVAGAHDSYLINLSSPDRRLWRMSQRSFESELRRCARLGLDFLVTHPGNATDGDIEEGLARNARGVTESLEAVEGPTRVLLELTAGAGTTVGASFENLRSILDRIPESERGRVGICFDTCHAYSAGYDLVGDYDGVWEAFDSVLGLERLGLIHVNDSQHPFDSRKDRHEEIGRGSLGESPFRRLMRDARLRHVPKILETPKGEDGADADIRNLARLRGYRERSR from the coding sequence GTGAGCGCGCCGCCGGAGAGTCCGGGAGCAGGCGCCCGCGACGAACTCGGCGCCCACGTCTCGGTGGCGGGCGGCGTGCAGACCGCGCCGCGGCGGGCGGCGGAGATCGGGGCGGCCAACCTCCAGCTCTTCACCAAGCAGCCCAACCGGTGGGCCGAGCCGCGAATCGACGACGAGACGGCGGCGGCGTTCAAGGCGGCGTGCGCCGAGCACGGGATCGCGGTCGCGGGGGCCCACGACTCCTATCTCATCAACCTCTCGTCCCCCGACCGGCGGCTGTGGCGGATGTCGCAACGCAGCTTCGAGAGCGAACTCCGGCGCTGCGCGCGTCTCGGCCTCGATTTCCTCGTGACCCATCCCGGGAACGCGACGGACGGCGACATCGAAGAGGGGCTCGCGCGCAATGCGCGGGGCGTGACCGAATCGCTGGAGGCCGTGGAGGGCCCGACCCGCGTCCTCCTCGAACTCACGGCCGGCGCCGGGACGACCGTCGGGGCGAGCTTCGAGAATCTCCGCAGCATCCTGGACCGGATCCCGGAGTCCGAGCGGGGACGCGTGGGCATCTGTTTCGACACGTGCCACGCCTACTCGGCCGGATACGACCTGGTCGGCGACTACGATGGCGTCTGGGAGGCGTTCGACAGCGTGCTGGGACTCGAACGCCTGGGTCTCATCCACGTGAACGATTCGCAGCACCCCTTCGACTCGCGGAAGGACCGCCACGAGGAGATCGGACGAGGCAGCCTCGGCGAGAGCCCGTTCCGGCGCTTGATGCGGGACGCCCGCCTGCGCCATGTCCCCAAGATCCTGGAGACCCCGAAGGGGGAGGACGGCGCGGACGCCGACATCCGGAACCTCGCCCGCCTGCGGGGCTACCGCGAAAGGAGTCGCTGA
- a CDS encoding SDR family oxidoreductase, with protein MGTTNLTGKVALVTGGTKGIGRATAEHLLAAGASVAVCARTGAEVRAAEVELGDRALGIVCDVADAGACERMVEETVARFGRLDILVNNAGLGIFKPLREMSVEEWQLQIDVNLGGVFYCSRAALPHLSASGDGFIVNIASLASRHPFRGGTGYNASKYGLLGLTEAMLLDVRYDDVRVSIVMPGSVDTYFNGREQVPERTWRLHVDDCASAVMQLLSYPKEAHVSRVELRPSHPPRKA; from the coding sequence ATGGGAACGACGAACCTGACGGGGAAAGTCGCGCTCGTGACGGGCGGGACCAAAGGGATCGGGCGCGCGACCGCGGAGCACCTGCTCGCGGCGGGGGCCTCCGTGGCGGTCTGCGCGAGGACCGGGGCGGAGGTGCGGGCGGCCGAGGTCGAACTCGGCGACCGGGCGCTGGGCATCGTGTGCGACGTGGCGGATGCGGGCGCCTGCGAGCGCATGGTCGAGGAGACCGTGGCCCGCTTCGGCCGGCTCGACATCCTCGTGAACAATGCGGGACTCGGGATCTTCAAGCCGCTGCGGGAGATGAGCGTCGAGGAGTGGCAACTCCAGATCGACGTGAACCTGGGCGGCGTCTTCTACTGTTCGCGGGCCGCGCTCCCCCACCTGAGCGCGAGCGGCGACGGCTTCATCGTGAACATCGCGTCGCTCGCCAGCCGCCATCCCTTCCGCGGCGGCACCGGGTACAACGCGAGCAAGTACGGCCTGCTCGGACTCACCGAGGCGATGCTGCTCGACGTGCGCTACGACGACGTGCGGGTCAGCATCGTGATGCCCGGGAGCGTGGACACGTACTTCAACGGCCGGGAGCAGGTGCCGGAGCGGACCTGGCGCCTGCACGTGGACGACTGCGCGTCGGCGGTCATGCAGCTGCTCTCCTATCCGAAGGAAGCCCACGTGAGCCGGGTCGAACTGCGTCCCTCCCATCCACCCCGGAAGGCGTGA